From the genome of Thiovibrio frasassiensis:
CGAAACAAGAGATGCAGCAGCTGGAGAAAAGGTATATGGAGCCGATCTTGAAACAGCTGCACGATGTTATCGCCGATATCGGCAAGAAAAATGGCTATTCCCTGATTCTTGAAAATACCATGAAAGGGTTGCGGAACCGCACAGGGTTACTCTATGCCGACGACACCCTCGATATCAGTGATCAGGTTCAAAAGGAGCTTGATAGCCGCCTGAAAAAATAATTTCTTTTTAAAAAAGACCAACAAAAAGAGGCGTTGCGGGAGTTACCGCAACGCCTCTTTTTGTTGGTGCTCTGCTAAGGGAATGAAGAAGATCAAGCCCATGCCCGGCAGAGAGAGGAGGAAGCTGATGCCGAAGAAATACCCATATCCTGCCCAGGAAGCGAGAAAGCCGCTCAACACTCCGGCATACATGCCACTGAAACTCATAAGTCCGGTGCCGATGGCGTAATGCGCTGCCTTGAATCTCGGTTGGCATAACTGCATGAGAAAGACCATGAGCACTGCGGTGCCAAGGCCACCGGCAAGTTGATCAAAGGCATGGACACAGACAACCGCCAGGAGATTGTTTGTGCCGAGGACAGCAGGGATGGGATTGCCGGTGTTGAGCAGGATAAAACCATTGAGTTTCAGTGCCAGAAACATATAGGCCAGATTGGTGAAATTCTGGGCAAGTAATAAGGGCCAGATCATTTTTTTAAGCGAATATTTCGAAATAAGCCAGCCGCCGAGCATCGCGCCGATTATGGAGAAGGGCAGCCCGACCCCGCCTGAGATCCAGCCGTAATGTTTTTTTATGCCCAGATCGACCATGAACGGCGCCACCATGCTGGAGAGCATGTATTCACCTGTCCTGATCAGGACGATAAATGCCAGGATGGGCCCGATTTTTTCCCGCGCCATAAAGGTGAAAAAGGCTTCGCTGAAGAAGGCGTTGCCCTTGTTGCGCAGCCATTGTTCAATCTTCCTACGCTTTAAGCCGACAATTATAAGCCCGCCGGCCAGAATCATGCTGGTCATGGCGGCCAGGTTGATCTTGGATAATAATTCTGCAAGCAGCAGCAAGCCATGTCTGGTGATTGATTGGTCGTGCAGCCGTATCGCAACTATGGCAAGGGCGGCAATAAGGGCAAGCCTGAGCAGGCGACCGGTTTTTGGCCTCGGGATTAATAAGGTCAGGGGTAGGCGGACCGTTTCGCTCTCGGGCAAATAGCGGTGATGGTATGCGAAAAAAAGTGTCAGGATGAGTGCCGATCCGCCAAAGGCCACGGACCATCCCATGGTTGTTCCGATGGTTGCGATGATCCCGGCGCCGGCCATCATGGCGATGCGATACGCCATGACCCGATAGCCGATAAAACGTGACTGTCCAGCTGCGTCCAGGGTTTCCAGATAGTAGCCGTCAATGGCGATGTCATGGGTGGCGGCCAGGAAACTTCCGACCCCAAAGGCTAGACCTATCAGGGGCGTTGCCTGAGGCAGGGGCGCAAGGGCAGCCGCAATCAGCAGTAAGCCCGCCAATAAAATCTGCATTATGAGAAGCCACTGACGTTTGCTGCCATACCGATCAAGA
Proteins encoded in this window:
- a CDS encoding MFS transporter, producing MTTTENKNPGPQPASPRVWAFTTYFCEGLPYSIIRTVSAVFFRDNGVGLEGIGLTSLFGLPWALKFFWAPHLDRYGSKRQWLLIMQILLAGLLLIAAALAPLPQATPLIGLAFGVGSFLAATHDIAIDGYYLETLDAAGQSRFIGYRVMAYRIAMMAGAGIIATIGTTMGWSVAFGGSALILTLFFAYHHRYLPESETVRLPLTLLIPRPKTGRLLRLALIAALAIVAIRLHDQSITRHGLLLLAELLSKINLAAMTSMILAGGLIIVGLKRRKIEQWLRNKGNAFFSEAFFTFMAREKIGPILAFIVLIRTGEYMLSSMVAPFMVDLGIKKHYGWISGGVGLPFSIIGAMLGGWLISKYSLKKMIWPLLLAQNFTNLAYMFLALKLNGFILLNTGNPIPAVLGTNNLLAVVCVHAFDQLAGGLGTAVLMVFLMQLCQPRFKAAHYAIGTGLMSFSGMYAGVLSGFLASWAGYGYFFGISFLLSLPGMGLIFFIPLAEHQQKEALR